The following DNA comes from Streptococcus pasteurianus.
CCATTTTCTAAAATGGTAAATGACGCTGGTGCCTCTTGACCATAAATATGAGCTGATTCGTAATCAAGTCCTTTAAAACGAATTTTCTCATAACCGCCTTTGATAGCTGGATAAACTTTTTGGAAGGCATTTATAATAACATCGCGATGCTGATAAATAAACATATTATACCAAGAAAATACGACAAAATCAGCATAACGATCTATCGTCACACCACCAAAATTATCTCCATCTTGATTAAATAATCGATAAGCTGTTGTTAAATCTGAATTTTCAAAGTTTTGGCGTTGTTTTTTAGCTTTTGTAAACAAGTCCACAAAATAAGATTCTGTCAATTCAATTTTTCTTGGACCTAAAAACCAACCGATTCCCTTATTTTGTCGAGACAAGTAAGCCGTTCCTAGAAATTGATGAGAATGATTGTAAACAGCAACCGACTGATTATCAAAATCAAGTTGATGAAAATCTCTTCCATCCAAAAGTTGAATGCCACGCTTAATTTTCTTTTCAACGAAAGAATCCACGTATAGTTTGTTCATGAAGCCTATTATATCAAAAATTCAGAATTTTTCCTACTAAATTTTATATTTCTCACACATAACAAAAAAGTTTTTATGATATAATTGAAACTGAGATTTTATCTTTAGGAAAAAAAATAAAGGAAGTTCCTACAGTGAAGAAATTGAAACAAGTTATCTCACACGTGCTAAACACACGCTTGGGATTCATTTTGACGCTTTTGTTTATGTATTGGCTAAAAACCATGTGGGCTTACCATGTTGATTTTAGTCTTGATTTGGGAAATTTATATCAAGTTTTCCTTTCAATAATTAACCCCATTCCGATTGGTTTGCTTTTACTTGGATTAAGCCTTTATATTAAAAGGACACGTGTTTTTTATGCCGTTAGTTGGATTATTTACACTATTTTAAATATTCTACTTATCGCTAACGCCATTTATTTCCGTGAGTTTTCTGATTTTATTACTGTTAGTGCAATGCTTGCAAGTAGTAAGGTTTCTGCTGGTTTAGGGGATTCTGCCTTAAATCTACTGCGAGTTTGGGATATTGTCTATGTCCTTGATTATATTATCTTAATTATTTTATTTGCTACAAAAAAAATAAAAACAGATAAACGTCCTTTCAACAAACGTGCTAGTTTTGCATTTACAGCATTATCGGCTCTGCTTTTCTCTATCAACCTTTTTATGGCGGAAATTGATAGACCTGAGTTGCTAACTCGTGGTTTCTCAAATGTCTATGTCGTTAGAGCGCTTGGTTTACCATCTTTCACCGTCTATAGTGCTAACCAAACTTATCAAGCTGAAAAAGAACGTAGTGAAGCAACTGCTGACGATTTGACCGAGGTTAAAGAATACGTCTCAGAACATTATGCAGCACCAAACTCTAAGTATTATGGTATTGCTCAAGGGAAAAATGTTATCGTTATTCATTTGGAAAGTTTCCAACAATTCTTGATTGACTACAAACTGGAAGTTGATGGACAATCTTATGAAGTAACACCATTCCTTAATTCGCTATATCACTCAAACTCAACTATTTCTTTTTCAAACTTCTTTAACCAAGTTAAGGCTGGTAAGACTTCCGATGCCGAAACATTAATGGAAACATCGCTTTTCGGACTTAGCAGTGGATCATATATGGTTAACTATGGTGGAGATAATACAGCGTTTGCTGCTCCTTCTATTCTTGCTCAAACAGGCGGATATACTAGCGCTGTATTCCATGGTAATGTCGGTTCGTTCTGGAATCGTAACAATACTTATAAACAGTGGGGATATGACTACTTCTTTGATTCATCATATTTCCAAGAGCAAACTGATGAAAATTCATTCCAATATGGTTTGAATGATAAATACATGTTTGCTGATTCTATTAAGTATTTAGAACACCTTCAACAACCATTCTATACGAAATTTATCACAGTAAGTAACCACTATCCTTACACTAGCTTAGCCGGAGAATCTGATGAAGAAGGTTTCCCACTAGCTCAAACTGATGATGAGACCATTAATGGTTACTTCGCTACAGCTAATTACCTTGATTCTGCCATTGAGGCTTTCTTCAATTACTTAAAAGAATCTGGTTTATATGACAATTCTATTATCGTGCTTTATGGGGATCACTACGGTATTTCAAATTCAAGAAATACTAGCCTAGCTCCTCTACTTGGTAAAGATTCAGAAACTTGGACAGAGTACGATAATGCTATGCTCCAACGTGTTCCATTTATGATTCACATTCCAGGGTACACAGACGGCTTTATTAGTGACACCTATGGTGGTGAGGTTGATGCCTTACCTACACTTCTTCACTTGCTTGGTGTCGATACTAGCAACTATGTTCAACTTGGACAAGATTTGCTTTCTGAGGATAACGATCAAACTGTTGCTCTCAGAACAGCTGGATATTATATCACACCTACATACACAAGCTATAGTGGACATCTCTACTACACAGCGACTGGTGAAGAAATCACCAATCCAGATGAAAGCACTACTGCGGCAACAAAAGAAATCCGCAATGCCGTTGCTAAACAGCTTTCCGTTAGTGACGAAGTCCAGACGGGAGATTTACTCCGCTTTGACACAGATACTGGTTTAGAAACCGTTGATAGTTCGTCGATTTCCTACTCCAACTCCTTGAAGAGCCTGAAATCGATAGAGAAAAAACTAGGTGATGAATCGACAAGCTTATATAGCGAAAATGGTAACCAATCTACCGTTGACCTCTTTAAAGCTCCAAGCTATATGCAACTGCACAGTAGCTCATCAAGCTCAAGTGATGACGACTCTTAACCGTAATTAGTACAAGAAAAATCCCAATCACTATTACATTTAGTGATTGGGATTTTTCTTGTACTCCTATATTATCATTATCTCCAAAGTCGAAGTTACCTTCTAACTTCTCCTAACTCTCCTCTAGCAGACCCAAAATCGAACTCACAAGTAAATAATAAATCCTGTCTTGCAAACAATATCTTATCACCGTTTTTCGACGGTAATCCCGAACACGCTATTTCAAAATTCTTAACGTCTAAATCATAGCGCACTAGGTAACGATATAAATAGTTCACATGTTTTATTCTATTGAATAAAAAAAGCACTAAGCTGTAAGCTTAGCACTCTTAATTGATTGTAAGTAGAACTTACGTTTGTTTTAATTCTTATTTACCAAGTTTAGCTTTAGCTGCATCTGCAAGAGCTGTGAAAGCTGCTGCATCGTTAACTGCTAAATCAGCAAGCATTTTACGGTTAACTTCGATTTCAGCTAATTTCAAACCGTGCATCAATTGTGAATATGACAAACCATTCATACGAGCTGCCGCATTGATACGTGTGATCCAAAGTTTACGGAAATCACGTTTTTTCTGACGACGGTCACGGTATGCATAGTAGTAAGAGTTCATTACTTGTTCTTTTGCAGTACGGAACAAGATATGTTTTGCACCATAGTAACCTTTAGCAAGTTTCAATACACGTTTACGACGTTTGCGTGATACAACGCCACCTTTAACACGAGCCATTTATATTCTCCTCCAAATAATTCTTAATAATATTGAGTAAATGCTTTATTCTTATTTAAGACCTGAAAGCATTGCTTTAATACGTTTGAAATCTCCTGAGTGCACCATAGCGGCTTTGCGAAGATGACGACGTTGTTTTTTAGTTTTACCGTGGAAACGGTGTGAAGTAAACGCACGGAAGCGTTTTAATCCACCAGAACCTGTACGTTTGAAACGTTTAGCTGATGCGCGGTGAGTTTTTTGTTTTGGCATTTTAGAATTCTCCTCTTAAAATATTTAAAATTGACAATTATTTTTTGTCAGGAATTGGAGCAAGTTGCATGAACATTTGACGTCCATCCATCTTAGCTCGTTGCTCAATAATAGCAATATCTTGCGTTCTTTCTGCAAATTCCGCCAATACCTTTGCTCCAATTTCCTTGTGAGTAATCATACGACCTCTAAAGCGAATTGAGACTTTCACTTTGTTTCCTTTTTCAAGGAATTTACGGCCGTTACGAAGTTTAGTCTCAAAGTCACCTTTATCGATAACTGGGCTAAGACGAACTTCTTTAACAGTCACAACGCTTTGTTTTTTACGTTGTTCCTTACGTTTCTTTTGATACTCAAATTTGAACTTTCCATAGTCCATAATTTTTGCAACAGGTGGCGTAGCTTGTGGCTGAATTAAAACCAAGTCAACATTAGCATCATCAGCAATAGCTTGTGCTTCTGATAATGGTTTAATTCCTAGTTGTTCACCATCAAGACCAACGAGACGAACTTCGCGAACGCGGATTTCATCGTTAATGAATAGATCTTTCTTAGCTATGATTTTCACCTCTTTATTTTTTTAGAGAAAAACAAAAACGGACTTGACAAATCAAGCCCGTACATACATAGTATTCCCGAAAGAATCTTTGACATGTTGGGCCAGACAACCTTAGTCGCAAGGCGAGAAGTTCCCACTTCTGCTTTTCTCATTGTTTCTATTCTATCACATAGACTAATTCATGTCAATGATTTTTTCTGCTTTTTCTTGAATAAATTTGACAACACCGTCGATATCAACACCAGTTGTATCAAAAGTAATGGCATCATCAGCAGCTTTCAACGGTGAAACTTTACGATGACTATCTTTGTAATCACGTTCTGCAATTTCACGCTTCAATGTTTCAAAATCCGTTTCAATACCTTTTTCTTGGTTTTCTTTAAAACGACGTTCTGCTCGTTCTTCTACCGACGCAATCAAGAAAATTTTCAATTCTGCATCTGGTAAAACAACCGTTCCAATGTCACGACCATCCATGATGATAGCGCCATTTTTAGCAATGCGACGTTGTTGATCAACCAGTTCTTCGCGAACTTCTGGTATAGCTGCCACCCAAGAAACGTTGTTTGTCACATCATTTTGGCGAATAGCAAGTGTCACATCTTTGTCACCAACAAAAACAGTTTGACTACCATCTTCGGCACGTCCAAAAGAAATAGGGTGCTTAGACAAAGCTTCTAAAATTTCTTGGACGTTGTTTTCTGTTAATCCATTTTGCAAAGCTAGATAAGTTGCTGAACGATACATTGCTCCAGTATCAAGATAAGTATAGCCAAGATTTTTAGCAATAATCTTGGCTACAGTACTCTTTCCACTTGAAGCAGGACCATCAATCGCAATTCTAATTGATTTCATGATTTCCTTTTCTTCCTAATTAATGTAAACTTCATCTCCTGGGTTAGCATACCAATAACCCGATGTCATGTGGTCAGGGTTAAGCTCATAGAGTGTTTCAACTGAAATGCCTGCACGTGCTGCAATAGAAGCTGCACCTTCTCCTGATAGAACAGTAATAGTATCTCCACTACCAGTAGAGCTTGAAGAGTCGGTTGTATCCTCTGAACTTGCTTCTGTTGATGACGCATCAGTCGTTGTCTCTGATGATGACGCCTCTGACGATGAAGAAACAACACTAGATGATGATGCACCATAAAAATTCGACGTCTCTGATGCTTTATCACTACCACGATTTGAAGTGTAAAAAACAACAAACAAAATCGCAACGACAATGACAAAGAAAATACTAAGCAACGCTGTCAACAAAGGCGTACTAATAGCAGAGCCTTTTGTTTTACGGCTAATTTTAATTTCGTTGTCATCAACTACTTTTTCTTCCCACGGTTGTTTTGCCATAATGTCCCCTTGTTAAATAAATCAATTCATATTACAATAATACTATGAAAGTATCAATAATTCCCCAAAAATGTATTGCTTGTGGCCTATGCCAGACATATTCTAAACTTTTTGATTACCATGATGACGGTATCGTCAAATTCTCTGATTCTGAGGACTTAGAAAAAGTTGTTCCTAACTCAGATCAAGACGCCCTCACTGCTATCAGGTCCTGCCCAACAAAGGCTCTTACGATTTTGTAGGAGCTTTTTCGTTAGCCTTGTAAACTTCGAAGTAATCTAGCTTGATAAAATTGTCTATCAATTCTACTTCGCCAAAAAAGTCAGGATGAACTGCCAAAGCATCTAAAAAATATTTCTTAGGCCATTTTCTCATATAAAAAATACGATCTGGCTGATTTTTGATTTTTATGATAATCCCAGATTTGTTGACTTCAATCTTTTTAATCTGCGCAATCGCTACGCTTGATTTTCTAAAAGGATTCAAAGAAACAATCCGTAATCTTCCATTGTCTTCGATAACGAAATACCGATGAAAACCAAGACCAACCAGCACAATAAAGATAGCAAATAAGATAAAAAATTGACTTGGTATTTTTGTCCGCTCAAACAGTAATGATAAGCCGATAAACATTGGCGCTACGGCAATTGACCAATAGATAATTGACCAAGATAACTCAGGTTGCCAATGGTATCGCATCTTTCCAAAGATTTTAATCATAACAGTCCTCCATTAGTCGATTCTAACAAACAATACTTATGTAAAGCTTAAGGTTATTTTTGGACAATGCCGACAATAACATCCACAGCTTTTTCCATTGTTTGAAGACTGACAAATTCAAAGCGGCCATGCATATTTTCACCACCTGCAAATAGATTTGGTGTAGGAATTCCCATAAATGAGATTTTTGAACCATCTGTTCCGCCACGAATTGGCTCGATAACTGGCTTGATTTCCAAATCTTCCATGACTTCCTTAGCAAGTTCAACTGGTGTCATGTCTTTTTCAATGATTTTCTTCATATTGTAGTATTGGTCATGAAGATTGACAATGACACTTTCTTTACCTAATTCAGCATTCATCTTATCAGCAATTTCTTGAACCAATTTTTTACGATTTTCAAATGAGTCGTCTTCAAAATCACGGATAATATATGAGCTGTGCGCTTTTTCCACAGTACCTTCCGTACCATGTAAATGGAAGAATCCTTCATAGCCTTCTGTATTTTCAGGACGTTCATTTTCTGGTAGTTGATTATGGAAATCAATCGCTAGTTGCAAAGCGTTAATCATTTGATTTTTAGCTGTTCCTGGGTGAACGTTACGTCCCATGAAATCAACTTCCAAAGCAGCTGCACTAAATGTTTCGTATTGAATTTCGCCAAGTGGTCCACCATCGACCGTGTAAGCAAAGTCAACGTTGAAATCATCAACATCGAATTTATCAGCACCGACACCGATTTCTTCGTCAGGACCAAAACCAACACGAATCTCACCATGTTTGATTTCAGGATGAGCTACCAAGTATTCAACGGCTGTCATGATTTCAGCAATACCTGATTTATCATCAGAACCAAGAAGGGTTGTTCCGTCAGTTGTTACCAAGGTTTGACCAAGGTAGTTATTTAAATTAGGAAATTCTTCTGGATTGAGGGCATAACCAGATTGACCAAGTTCAATAGCGCCACCTGCATAATTTTCAATAACTTGTGGTTTGATACCTTCAGCGTTGAAATCAGCTGTATCCATGTGTGCGATAAAACCAATTTTACGTGTTTTTGTTGCATCGTTAGCTGGTAGAGTACCAACAAGATAGCCATTTGTCAAATAGTGCACATCTTGCAAACCAACTGCCTCCATCTCAGGCTTCAAAACGTTTAATGCAAAGTCAACTTGAGTCTGAGTTGAAGGTGTTGTAGTACTATCAGGATTACTACGCGTATTCACTTTCACGTAGCTTAAAAAACGATTTAATAAATTTTCGTAAGACATTATTCACCTCTATTTTTTTCATTACCATTATAGCATAAAAAAGCAGTCCAGTGGACTGTTTTTTCATGAGTCTTGAAATTAATGAACGAGTTCAGTCCAGTGGACTGTTTTTTAACGAGTCATAAAATTAATAAACGAGTTCGTTTTAAAATTTAAGACTTTTATTCTGATACATGATAATAAGCTTTGTTAGCGATATCTCCAGAACTAATATCGGCAGAAGAAATTATACGGTCTTTTGATACCTCAGAATTATCACTTTGTCCGTTCAAATAATCACTAGAAAAGCTAGTATTAGCAGGTACAATGTAAAGTGTCACATTTGTTTTTGACCCTGTTTGAACATCTAAGAGTAAGATTCCATTTTGATCAATATCCAGAAAATCAGCCGTTAACCCTTCTGTTGCCAATCCTGCATCATTAAACGTCAAAGTTTCCCCAGAAGCATTCTGCCACGTTCCAGCCATTGTTGAATAGTCTGCTTTCAAAATAGCACCTGTATTAATTGGGGCTAACGTAACTTCTGTTGATGATGAACTTTCCGTTGATGATGCTTCTTCTGATTCAGATGAAACAGTTAATGATGTACTTGTCTCACTTGAACTTGTCGATTTCTTAACACTACTACTTACGGTAGTTGACGAAGAACTCTGATTGGTACTATTTTGCGAATGCGTAGAACACGCCGCTAGCAATCCTAAAGACAAAAGTAAGGTTAGGTAACATCTCAATTTCTTTTTCATTGGTAACCTCCTTTACCATGTGAAGCGACCAGTATAATCAATGTTTTCATCTAAAGCATGTGATAATTTAGGTGATACACTTGTATATTGCCATGCCGCTGCTGATGAATAATAAGCAAGGGATTTAGCCGTTTCTTGATCTAAATAGGTGTATCCATAAACATAGTGAGCTACCCAGAAATTAGACATGCCAAATGTTGATGTGCTAACTTTTCCGCCCTTGATATCCAACCAACTTGCCATTGTATAGTAAACCAAGTCACCATAACCAAGGCGAGTCATTTCTTCTTTCCAAGCTTGCGTGTTAGCATTAATATCTCCATTTAGCATTTCTGAAGCTTCCATATCATTAACCATAACTGTTGAACTTGAAAGCCCTAATGATTTTGCAACCGAAACAAAGTATTGCGCTTCGGCTTTAGCTTCCGCAGCCGTTTCATAATGTGAATAATGATAAGCTGAAACTTTCAAACCAGCTGCTTGTGCGTTGCTAATTTGAGAACTTGCATATGGATTGGTATAACTTGTTCCTTCTGTCAATTTAACAACCACACCTGTAATTCCTTGACTCTTCAATGATAGGAATTCACTAACTGAAATAACGCCATTATGACTACTGATGTCAATGAAATAGGACGACTCTTGCTGAACAGGTTGGTCTGCATTAAAAGTATAGCTACCTAGATTATAACCTGATGTTGTCCCATCACTAAAATCAACATAGACATGCACCGTATAATCACCTTTGATGTAATCATGATACTTTTCATCTACTGTTAAGCTTGCTGTGCCATTAGTAATATCTGATGTTGTGTACCAGTAAAGGTTAGATTGATCACTTTCTGACCAAGCCGCTACACGAATGAATTTCAATTGCTTACTTGTGCTTGTCTCAGAGACTGTAACAGTCAATACTCCACTATCTTTAGCATAATTTGAAACAGTTATTGTTGGTGCTGTTGCACTTGTTTCTGTGACTGTAAAACCTTTGGTTACAGCTAAGCCGATAAAATGATTGCCGAGTTTGCTTTGCCCATAAACGTGAACATTGTAGTCACCTGAATCATAATGATGATCTTTCAATGAAATGGTACCAGTATAAGTTGATGAATCTTCTTTAGTTGCAGTTAACCAATCAATATCATCTTGTCCGTTTACCGTACTCCAAACTGGTAAAGATACTGATTTGATATAAATTGGCACATTTGTCACCGTGACTTTGTAGGTATTGTCATCAACTTTAGTAATAGTTGTTTGAACATTTGGCTTTTCAATAATAATATCTGTCGCATTCAAACCAACGGCTTTACCTGTTTCAAATGAATACGTGTGAATATGATAAGTTCCATATCCTGAATGATTTTCATATGATGCTAAAGCTGTTCCAGAAGAACTTGCATCGTACCAAACCAAATCATCTTGACCTTCGTCATCTGACCAAACCGCAAATTTAACCTTGCTATAATCCGTTACGGTATTAGAATCCAATGTTAAAGCAATACCATCACTTGTCAGGGTTGCCGTCACATCGTTTTTAGGCGTTGGTTTTGTAATTTGATAAGCTCCCAAAACTTGCCCCACACGTGTACCGTCAGCGTAGTCAGTATAAACGTGAACATTGTAAATATCTGATGTGTTAGAATGATTAGCAATATCAATCGTTACACGCGCAGAATTATTGGTAATCATTGGTGTGTACCAGATAAGGTCGTCCTGCCCTTTATCCTCTGACCAGACAGCGATAGCA
Coding sequences within:
- a CDS encoding LTA synthase family protein is translated as MKKLKQVISHVLNTRLGFILTLLFMYWLKTMWAYHVDFSLDLGNLYQVFLSIINPIPIGLLLLGLSLYIKRTRVFYAVSWIIYTILNILLIANAIYFREFSDFITVSAMLASSKVSAGLGDSALNLLRVWDIVYVLDYIILIILFATKKIKTDKRPFNKRASFAFTALSALLFSINLFMAEIDRPELLTRGFSNVYVVRALGLPSFTVYSANQTYQAEKERSEATADDLTEVKEYVSEHYAAPNSKYYGIAQGKNVIVIHLESFQQFLIDYKLEVDGQSYEVTPFLNSLYHSNSTISFSNFFNQVKAGKTSDAETLMETSLFGLSSGSYMVNYGGDNTAFAAPSILAQTGGYTSAVFHGNVGSFWNRNNTYKQWGYDYFFDSSYFQEQTDENSFQYGLNDKYMFADSIKYLEHLQQPFYTKFITVSNHYPYTSLAGESDEEGFPLAQTDDETINGYFATANYLDSAIEAFFNYLKESGLYDNSIIVLYGDHYGISNSRNTSLAPLLGKDSETWTEYDNAMLQRVPFMIHIPGYTDGFISDTYGGEVDALPTLLHLLGVDTSNYVQLGQDLLSEDNDQTVALRTAGYYITPTYTSYSGHLYYTATGEEITNPDESTTAATKEIRNAVAKQLSVSDEVQTGDLLRFDTDTGLETVDSSSISYSNSLKSLKSIEKKLGDESTSLYSENGNQSTVDLFKAPSYMQLHSSSSSSSDDDS
- the rplT gene encoding 50S ribosomal protein L20, with translation MARVKGGVVSRKRRKRVLKLAKGYYGAKHILFRTAKEQVMNSYYYAYRDRRQKKRDFRKLWITRINAAARMNGLSYSQLMHGLKLAEIEVNRKMLADLAVNDAAAFTALADAAKAKLGK
- the rpmI gene encoding 50S ribosomal protein L35, whose amino-acid sequence is MPKQKTHRASAKRFKRTGSGGLKRFRAFTSHRFHGKTKKQRRHLRKAAMVHSGDFKRIKAMLSGLK
- the infC gene encoding translation initiation factor IF-3, with the translated sequence MKIIAKKDLFINDEIRVREVRLVGLDGEQLGIKPLSEAQAIADDANVDLVLIQPQATPPVAKIMDYGKFKFEYQKKRKEQRKKQSVVTVKEVRLSPVIDKGDFETKLRNGRKFLEKGNKVKVSIRFRGRMITHKEIGAKVLAEFAERTQDIAIIEQRAKMDGRQMFMQLAPIPDKK
- the cmk gene encoding (d)CMP kinase, with the translated sequence MKSIRIAIDGPASSGKSTVAKIIAKNLGYTYLDTGAMYRSATYLALQNGLTENNVQEILEALSKHPISFGRAEDGSQTVFVGDKDVTLAIRQNDVTNNVSWVAAIPEVREELVDQQRRIAKNGAIIMDGRDIGTVVLPDAELKIFLIASVEERAERRFKENQEKGIETDFETLKREIAERDYKDSHRKVSPLKAADDAITFDTTGVDIDGVVKFIQEKAEKIIDMN
- a CDS encoding SAG1386/EF1546 family surface-associated protein, with amino-acid sequence MAKQPWEEKVVDDNEIKISRKTKGSAISTPLLTALLSIFFVIVVAILFVVFYTSNRGSDKASETSNFYGASSSSVVSSSSEASSSETTTDASSTEASSEDTTDSSSSTGSGDTITVLSGEGAASIAARAGISVETLYELNPDHMTSGYWYANPGDEVYIN
- a CDS encoding ferredoxin, with protein sequence MKVSIIPQKCIACGLCQTYSKLFDYHDDGIVKFSDSEDLEKVVPNSDQDALTAIRSCPTKALTIL
- a CDS encoding EbsA family protein; the protein is MIKIFGKMRYHWQPELSWSIIYWSIAVAPMFIGLSLLFERTKIPSQFFILFAIFIVLVGLGFHRYFVIEDNGRLRIVSLNPFRKSSVAIAQIKKIEVNKSGIIIKIKNQPDRIFYMRKWPKKYFLDALAVHPDFFGEVELIDNFIKLDYFEVYKANEKAPTKS
- the pepT gene encoding peptidase T; the protein is MSYENLLNRFLSYVKVNTRSNPDSTTTPSTQTQVDFALNVLKPEMEAVGLQDVHYLTNGYLVGTLPANDATKTRKIGFIAHMDTADFNAEGIKPQVIENYAGGAIELGQSGYALNPEEFPNLNNYLGQTLVTTDGTTLLGSDDKSGIAEIMTAVEYLVAHPEIKHGEIRVGFGPDEEIGVGADKFDVDDFNVDFAYTVDGGPLGEIQYETFSAAALEVDFMGRNVHPGTAKNQMINALQLAIDFHNQLPENERPENTEGYEGFFHLHGTEGTVEKAHSSYIIRDFEDDSFENRKKLVQEIADKMNAELGKESVIVNLHDQYYNMKKIIEKDMTPVELAKEVMEDLEIKPVIEPIRGGTDGSKISFMGIPTPNLFAGGENMHGRFEFVSLQTMEKAVDVIVGIVQK
- a CDS encoding DUF6287 domain-containing protein: MKKKLRCYLTLLLSLGLLAACSTHSQNSTNQSSSSTTVSSSVKKSTSSSETSTSLTVSSESEEASSTESSSSTEVTLAPINTGAILKADYSTMAGTWQNASGETLTFNDAGLATEGLTADFLDIDQNGILLLDVQTGSKTNVTLYIVPANTSFSSDYLNGQSDNSEVSKDRIISSADISSGDIANKAYYHVSE
- a CDS encoding GBS Bsp-like repeat-containing protein, whose product is MKKNVLRSCLLSPVIIGAFLSSGLVLADENTTISTTAENIQAEQVSSTTENNFADTSVSEVEQATESLFEQSLVEDSGNETTVSENNSSIDSATTDTTDATVVANESGLSDMSDNPSANKKAEEVSEDSQTAEVVETSTTITSAVDEEATEDDNETETLTVNTDTVSEVNTASLATSLVQSTAKKVTSTQTQKSLVEASVSGNTLSIQYNGIITAGESLKFAVWSDNNDQDDLVWYDADASGAAYIDLSNHKDYGIYNIHTYSFKNGQTTGLNAMTVTVARPEVTTNITQTSNGNFTITINNVPDSITSILVPVWSDKNGQDDIKWYSATQTGIGTYQATISVANHNSNNGHYSAHIYGQSSITGGLIGLAVTSGFDNVDTRPNATVSVVNYSENKTTFDVVVTGSSATKTITSVAIAVWSEDKGQDDLIWYTPMITNNSARVTIDIANHSNTSDIYNVHVYTDYADGTRVGQVLGAYQITKPTPKNDVTATLTSDGIALTLDSNTVTDYSKVKFAVWSDDEGQDDLVWYDASSSGTALASYENHSGYGTYHIHTYSFETGKAVGLNATDIIIEKPNVQTTITKVDDNTYKVTVTNVPIYIKSVSLPVWSTVNGQDDIDWLTATKEDSSTYTGTISLKDHHYDSGDYNVHVYGQSKLGNHFIGLAVTKGFTVTETSATAPTITVSNYAKDSGVLTVTVSETSTSKQLKFIRVAAWSESDQSNLYWYTTSDITNGTASLTVDEKYHDYIKGDYTVHVYVDFSDGTTSGYNLGSYTFNADQPVQQESSYFIDISSHNGVISVSEFLSLKSQGITGVVVKLTEGTSYTNPYASSQISNAQAAGLKVSAYHYSHYETAAEAKAEAQYFVSVAKSLGLSSSTVMVNDMEASEMLNGDINANTQAWKEEMTRLGYGDLVYYTMASWLDIKGGKVSTSTFGMSNFWVAHYVYGYTYLDQETAKSLAYYSSAAAWQYTSVSPKLSHALDENIDYTGRFTW